One window from the genome of Cyclobacterium amurskyense encodes:
- a CDS encoding malectin domain-containing carbohydrate-binding protein, with the protein MKFLFLPIYTFIVMAISISDGFANNYYLSNEKGDDNRSIEEAQNPATPWKTIEKINSQFDIIKPGDSILFKRGETFYGTLHIKASGSPTSPVIIGAYGTGLKPIITSFQEIKAWKAKGNGIYESTAPVNSDAVKVLLINEEIHEMGRYPNADIQNDGYLTIDKVRTNMIQSDQLISTHDWKGADVIIRTKDWVINRYNITSQTGQQIHYNGGISNYKAQEGYGFFISNHISTLDSFGEWYFNPSTKKISVYLGNVNPSTLKVKVSTLDNLLTKDYRESYVRVENIQFKGANGNNLHLEGGDNIVISDSEIEFSGEDGIHSRGVSDLIIEGNIVRHSYNNGMYLKYGNDRAIVRDNEVSNTAMVIGRTLNDDAAGIGIFASGEKILVQNNSVINTGFNGIQFSGNHTVVKNNFIDTYCLIKSDGGGIYTFGGVEYQAYTGRKIEGNIVVNGIGKTTGVPKRGVEYKVLVEGIFLDDNSNNISIIGNTVGNTTNSGLKIANGNTIYVSNNSFFNNQYSITLGNSSIGQDTRNIDIENNQFFTKLADQYSYGIKTHKNDISLMADFDNNYFFRPLSDEYSINHQYTKNGVVESAVDDLSHWSAKHAKDRNSTSNSIDFSRYTVRKKIGNSLYPNTTFERNITGLSCNDCQSTWEDDSKMTGGALKVTSSASSSVKLNLGALKKDKTYLLSVKAYANKEGPLAFNLRFTDSPWERLSPISTFNIDKEVNTYEVLISPYQDENEVSLMISSSEKNMTYWLDDLEFVEAEASVVNPDEVMLFEVNPSNSNKTITLSGTYVNAKLEQFSGKVTIPPYGSLTLFKLSEKSKANENLEDLHYHTWEDGSIEFNEINFGKINNEFISNSNFNTNTSASNEKIFQSERYASLLEFQIPIENGTYTIKTYHNELYFGKGGPAAKAGNRVFDILIEDKVVKKDFDLFTESNNEPVTHTFESIEIIDGVLNLKMLASANNASISGLSIIREKAAGPPISDYTYFLNTGGETDAELIGITYLAETATDSHYNEGSGRFENAELEAEPMFQTERNGKNLVYNFPVPNGTYTVFTMHNELWFGHEGGAPSAGKRVFDITLEGETIKSNFDIFEENKNYPMLLSFENIVVDDGILSLQMTAKENNASISGIALIGSEVKNNNIKSSLKSLQQIYNNRHKEEEFFTGSEDDIRIFPNPAKGDVQLEINTIIGKGSVYIHNMNGHLLSHFDWNKTTEEKLNIPIDNLSKGLYLLSVSNEQTIIYQQKLVVSP; encoded by the coding sequence ATGAAATTTCTATTTTTACCCATTTACACATTTATTGTGATGGCAATATCTATTTCTGATGGATTTGCCAACAATTATTATTTGTCCAATGAAAAGGGAGATGACAATCGCAGTATAGAGGAGGCTCAAAATCCAGCTACTCCATGGAAAACCATTGAGAAGATCAATTCCCAGTTCGATATTATAAAGCCTGGAGATTCCATTTTATTCAAAAGAGGAGAAACCTTTTATGGAACACTGCACATTAAAGCTTCAGGCTCCCCTACTTCACCAGTAATAATTGGTGCCTATGGAACAGGCTTAAAGCCTATAATTACTTCTTTCCAAGAAATCAAAGCATGGAAAGCAAAAGGAAATGGTATTTATGAAAGTACTGCTCCAGTCAATTCAGACGCAGTTAAGGTCCTTTTGATCAATGAGGAAATCCATGAAATGGGTAGGTATCCCAATGCAGACATACAAAATGATGGATACCTGACCATTGATAAGGTAAGAACCAATATGATCCAGAGTGATCAATTAATCAGTACCCATGATTGGAAAGGAGCAGATGTAATAATCAGGACCAAGGATTGGGTAATAAACAGGTACAATATCACATCACAAACTGGCCAACAAATTCATTATAATGGAGGTATTAGTAATTACAAAGCACAGGAAGGTTATGGTTTCTTCATTTCAAACCATATAAGTACACTGGATTCATTTGGGGAATGGTATTTTAACCCTTCAACAAAAAAAATAAGTGTGTATTTGGGAAATGTGAACCCTTCTACATTGAAAGTGAAAGTAAGTACCTTGGACAACTTATTGACCAAAGACTATAGAGAAAGTTATGTTAGGGTTGAAAATATTCAATTTAAAGGTGCCAATGGGAACAACCTTCATTTGGAAGGTGGGGATAACATTGTTATAAGTGATTCTGAAATTGAATTTTCCGGAGAAGATGGCATCCATTCCCGGGGAGTTTCAGACCTCATCATAGAAGGCAATATTGTTCGGCATTCCTATAACAATGGCATGTACTTAAAATATGGAAATGACCGGGCGATAGTCCGCGATAATGAAGTTAGCAACACTGCTATGGTTATTGGAAGAACCCTAAATGATGATGCTGCAGGAATTGGAATCTTCGCAAGTGGTGAAAAGATTTTGGTTCAGAACAATTCAGTAATAAATACAGGCTTCAATGGCATTCAGTTTAGTGGTAATCATACGGTGGTTAAGAATAATTTCATTGACACCTACTGTTTGATAAAAAGTGATGGAGGTGGAATTTACACCTTTGGAGGGGTAGAATACCAGGCTTATACCGGTAGAAAAATAGAAGGAAACATTGTCGTAAATGGCATTGGCAAAACAACTGGTGTCCCTAAAAGAGGAGTCGAATACAAGGTATTGGTAGAAGGTATCTTTCTGGATGATAATTCAAACAATATATCGATCATCGGCAATACTGTTGGCAATACCACGAATAGTGGGCTAAAAATAGCCAATGGAAACACCATCTATGTAAGTAACAATTCATTTTTCAACAACCAATATTCCATCACCTTGGGAAATAGTAGTATTGGTCAGGACACAAGAAATATAGACATCGAAAACAACCAATTTTTCACTAAGCTTGCTGATCAATATTCTTATGGGATCAAGACCCATAAAAACGACATTTCTTTGATGGCTGATTTTGACAACAATTACTTTTTCAGACCCTTAAGCGATGAATACAGTATCAATCACCAATATACAAAAAACGGAGTAGTAGAAAGTGCAGTAGATGACCTTAGTCATTGGTCAGCAAAACATGCTAAAGACCGAAATTCCACCAGCAATTCCATTGACTTTTCAAGGTATACCGTTCGCAAGAAAATAGGAAACAGCTTGTACCCTAATACTACCTTCGAGCGAAATATAACAGGTTTATCCTGCAACGATTGCCAATCTACTTGGGAGGACGATAGTAAAATGACTGGAGGAGCGCTTAAAGTCACAAGTTCTGCATCCAGTTCGGTAAAACTAAATTTGGGTGCCTTAAAAAAAGACAAGACCTATTTGCTGTCAGTGAAGGCTTATGCGAATAAAGAGGGCCCTCTTGCTTTTAACCTAAGGTTTACGGATAGTCCATGGGAGAGATTGTCGCCAATTTCTACCTTTAATATCGACAAGGAGGTCAATACCTATGAAGTACTTATATCTCCCTATCAGGATGAGAATGAAGTTTCTTTAATGATCAGTTCTTCTGAGAAAAACATGACTTATTGGCTGGATGATTTAGAGTTTGTAGAAGCCGAAGCCTCTGTGGTCAATCCTGACGAAGTTATGTTATTTGAAGTAAACCCTTCAAATAGCAATAAAACCATTACTTTATCAGGAACTTATGTTAATGCGAAATTAGAGCAGTTTTCAGGTAAGGTAACTATCCCTCCTTACGGATCTCTTACACTTTTTAAATTGTCTGAGAAAAGCAAGGCCAATGAGAATTTAGAAGACTTGCACTACCATACTTGGGAAGATGGCAGTATTGAATTCAATGAAATTAATTTCGGTAAAATCAATAATGAATTCATTAGCAACTCAAATTTCAACACCAATACCTCAGCAAGCAATGAGAAGATTTTCCAATCCGAAAGGTATGCCTCCTTGCTGGAGTTTCAAATACCTATTGAAAATGGAACCTATACTATAAAAACATACCACAACGAGCTATATTTTGGTAAAGGAGGGCCAGCGGCCAAAGCAGGAAACAGGGTTTTTGACATCTTAATTGAGGATAAGGTGGTCAAGAAAGATTTTGATCTATTTACCGAGAGCAATAATGAGCCCGTAACCCATACCTTCGAATCAATAGAAATAATTGATGGGGTTTTAAACCTTAAAATGCTTGCAAGTGCCAACAATGCCTCGATTTCCGGACTATCCATTATTCGGGAAAAAGCAGCCGGCCCACCAATTTCAGATTACACTTACTTCTTAAACACTGGTGGAGAAACGGATGCAGAATTAATTGGAATTACTTACCTGGCGGAGACAGCCACTGATAGCCATTATAATGAAGGATCGGGTCGTTTTGAAAATGCAGAACTGGAAGCAGAACCCATGTTCCAAACAGAAAGAAATGGAAAAAACCTGGTCTACAACTTTCCTGTCCCCAATGGTACCTATACCGTCTTTACCATGCACAATGAACTTTGGTTTGGGCATGAAGGAGGTGCTCCTTCGGCTGGAAAAAGGGTTTTTGACATTACCTTAGAGGGTGAAACCATAAAAAGCAACTTTGATATTTTTGAAGAAAACAAAAATTATCCTATGCTGTTATCCTTTGAAAACATAGTGGTCGATGATGGGATATTAAGCTTACAAATGACGGCTAAAGAAAATAATGCCAGCATATCCGGGATTGCCTTGATAGGTAGTGAGGTAAAAAATAACAACATAAAATCTAGCTTAAAAAGCTTGCAACAAATTTATAATAATCGGCACAAAGAAGAAGAATTCTTTACCGGTTCAGAAGATGATATCCGTATATTTCCAAATCCTGCCAAAGGAGATGTACAATTAGAAATCAACACCATAATTGGAAAAGGAAGTGTCTATATTCACAATATGAACGGACATTTACTCAGTCATTTTGATTGGAATAAAACCACAGAGGAAAAGCTCAACATTCCAATAGACAATCTTTCTAAAGGCCTTTACCTTTTAAGTGTTAGCAATGAGCAAACCATCATCTACCAACAAAAGCTAGTAGTAAGCCCTTAG
- a CDS encoding alkyl/aryl-sulfatase — MKTRKNKTNKIPKTYSSALIFGLLVMGILILQACQNSTDENSLQEQDVEQEHPNITKLKKQSDEFIPDIIQLNENVYVAVGYDGSNASMVVGEQGVVIIDALRALGAAEKVAEKFREISSKPVKAVIYTHGHEDHTGGTAAFVGDSKNVKIIGRAGFKKELQEHSPVEPILRIRNGRQFGRDLPAEVVINRGVGPGSTSADRVGEGYLAPNTTFTDSLLINLAGLNFELYAADGETNDALFVWIPGLKTLFTGDNYYKSFPNLYAIRGSQYRDVKSWGEAIQKMSTYPVENLVPGHTRPVSGKAEVHSNLTNYATAITSVYQQTIAAMNKGYTLQQTVDSVILADSLKNKANLQEFYGSVPWGVRSIFLHYVGWFDGNPTNLNPLSASEEANNMIALAGGADKLFEQVNQALKEGNNQWGLQLSDYLLETGYEKSKVTEIKIKLLRALAAKQVNAPARNYYLSYSYELEKNTER; from the coding sequence ATGAAAACTAGAAAAAATAAAACAAACAAAATTCCAAAAACATACAGCAGCGCACTAATATTTGGTCTGCTCGTAATGGGTATACTGATTTTGCAGGCATGTCAAAATTCCACTGATGAAAACTCCCTTCAGGAACAGGACGTGGAACAAGAACATCCCAATATCACCAAATTGAAAAAGCAAAGTGATGAATTTATACCGGATATCATTCAGTTGAATGAAAACGTGTATGTGGCCGTGGGCTATGATGGCTCGAATGCTTCTATGGTAGTTGGCGAACAAGGAGTGGTGATAATAGATGCCCTTCGGGCCTTGGGAGCTGCAGAAAAAGTGGCGGAAAAGTTCCGGGAAATCAGCTCCAAACCTGTAAAGGCCGTGATATACACGCATGGACATGAGGACCATACTGGAGGAACAGCTGCTTTTGTAGGTGATAGCAAAAACGTTAAAATCATAGGCAGAGCGGGATTCAAGAAAGAACTGCAAGAACATTCTCCTGTAGAACCTATACTAAGAATAAGAAACGGAAGGCAATTTGGACGGGATTTACCAGCTGAGGTGGTCATCAATAGAGGTGTAGGCCCTGGAAGCACTTCGGCGGATAGAGTTGGAGAAGGCTACCTTGCGCCAAATACCACATTTACCGATTCCTTGTTAATTAACCTTGCAGGTTTGAATTTCGAACTTTACGCTGCTGATGGAGAAACAAATGATGCGCTATTTGTTTGGATACCTGGGCTGAAGACCTTATTTACGGGAGACAATTACTACAAATCCTTTCCCAATCTATATGCCATTCGAGGTTCCCAATACAGAGATGTCAAATCTTGGGGGGAGGCAATACAGAAAATGAGTACCTATCCGGTGGAGAACCTTGTACCTGGCCATACCCGACCAGTTTCAGGAAAAGCAGAGGTTCACAGCAACCTCACAAATTACGCAACAGCGATAACAAGTGTCTACCAACAAACCATCGCCGCCATGAACAAAGGATACACCCTGCAACAAACCGTAGACAGTGTTATACTGGCCGATAGCCTAAAGAACAAAGCCAACTTACAGGAGTTTTATGGTTCCGTGCCATGGGGAGTACGTTCCATATTTCTTCACTATGTAGGTTGGTTTGATGGAAATCCTACAAACCTCAACCCACTCTCTGCTTCAGAGGAGGCCAATAACATGATAGCCCTTGCAGGAGGTGCCGATAAGTTATTTGAGCAAGTTAACCAAGCTTTGAAGGAGGGCAATAACCAATGGGGCCTGCAATTGTCGGACTACTTACTTGAAACGGGCTACGAAAAATCAAAAGTCACTGAGATTAAAATAAAACTGTTAAGGGCTTTGGCTGCAAAACAAGTAAATGCCCCTGCTAGAAATTATTATCTTTCCTATTCTTACGAATTAGAGAAAAATACAGAACGATAA
- a CDS encoding ferric reductase-like transmembrane domain-containing protein encodes MKFLKRNYGWMIVALLAALPMLVLAKMIQIDWQNGLTISLVENAVGEDRTTLEMLYHVSGEFAIRWITAVLTCTPFFILFGITNLFVRQAMGIATAVWSLVHFVLFIWAEGFAETFTQVNYIAGFIAVLILIPLLLTSNRKSMKLLKATWKKLQSYSYVAIILSLLHVALLEKTWLVYAVVVGLGFVIRIPVVKEKIIANRLKLSKA; translated from the coding sequence ATGAAATTTTTGAAACGGAATTACGGTTGGATGATTGTTGCCCTATTGGCGGCATTACCGATGCTTGTATTGGCTAAAATGATCCAAATAGATTGGCAAAATGGTCTTACCATCTCACTTGTGGAAAATGCAGTGGGAGAAGACAGAACCACTTTGGAGATGTTGTACCATGTTTCAGGTGAATTTGCCATCCGTTGGATAACGGCAGTGCTCACCTGCACCCCGTTTTTTATCCTCTTTGGGATCACCAACCTATTTGTAAGACAAGCCATGGGCATTGCTACGGCGGTTTGGAGTTTGGTGCATTTTGTTCTGTTTATTTGGGCAGAAGGTTTTGCGGAAACCTTCACCCAGGTCAATTACATTGCAGGTTTTATAGCTGTTTTAATTCTAATCCCTCTCCTACTGACTTCCAACAGGAAATCAATGAAACTACTCAAAGCAACATGGAAAAAGCTGCAAAGTTATTCTTATGTAGCCATAATCTTGAGCTTGCTACACGTTGCCCTACTGGAAAAAACCTGGTTGGTCTATGCAGTGGTAGTGGGCTTGGGTTTTGTCATTAGAATTCCAGTCGTAAAAGAAAAGATCATTGCGAATAGATTAAAATTAAGCAAAGCATAA
- a CDS encoding M90 family metallopeptidase, with amino-acid sequence MTVFSLLFISIIIGFFIYTWKRKKNKVWIKPSEPFPTEWRTILNNNIPYYKSLSDDEKKRFELKIQEFLLNCKITGVKTNVDETDKILVAASAIIPIFGFEDWKYINLYEVLIYPTLFNEKFETEGEERRVSGMVGNGPMEGVMILSQKALRLGFQNETDKKNTAIHEFVHLIDKVDGTVDGIPALLMEKQYAIPWLDFISKKIEEIHEGKSDINPYGGTNRAEFFSVVSEYFFERPKLLKRKHPELYKLLEGIFKQDMSKRNLKK; translated from the coding sequence ATGACAGTTTTTTCATTGCTATTCATTTCAATAATAATTGGCTTCTTTATTTATACCTGGAAGCGAAAAAAGAACAAAGTTTGGATTAAGCCAAGTGAACCATTCCCTACAGAATGGCGAACAATATTGAACAACAATATACCTTATTATAAGTCACTGTCTGATGATGAAAAGAAGCGCTTTGAGCTCAAAATTCAAGAGTTTCTATTAAATTGCAAGATCACGGGCGTAAAGACCAATGTAGATGAAACGGATAAAATATTAGTTGCAGCCAGTGCCATAATTCCAATCTTTGGGTTTGAAGACTGGAAGTACATCAATCTCTATGAGGTTTTGATTTACCCGACTTTGTTCAACGAAAAGTTTGAAACAGAAGGTGAAGAAAGAAGGGTTTCAGGAATGGTCGGGAATGGTCCTATGGAAGGTGTAATGATATTGTCTCAGAAAGCCCTAAGACTTGGCTTTCAAAATGAAACAGACAAAAAAAACACTGCCATCCATGAGTTTGTACATCTAATAGACAAGGTAGATGGGACAGTAGATGGTATTCCGGCTTTGCTAATGGAAAAGCAATATGCAATACCATGGCTGGATTTTATCAGTAAAAAGATCGAAGAAATTCATGAAGGAAAATCTGACATCAACCCCTACGGAGGGACCAATCGGGCTGAGTTCTTTTCCGTTGTAAGTGAGTACTTTTTTGAAAGACCAAAATTACTTAAGCGAAAACACCCTGAACTTTACAAGCTATTAGAGGGAATATTCAAACAAGACATGTCTAAAAGAAATCTAAAAAAATAA
- a CDS encoding TlpA family protein disulfide reductase encodes MINENDLVESILVRDFNNNSVDLIKKYKGKPLLAIIYNNQCLGCTGRAIPLAYELQKENEEIQVVGIHTSFNSSQASESDIKSIFTVDALPFPIFLDNGRAVYDQFESSGTPQWVLITKEGKLSRTIFGSQEGAQNRLYYAIDQLKAK; translated from the coding sequence ATGATTAATGAAAATGATTTGGTTGAATCAATTCTTGTTCGCGATTTCAACAACAATTCAGTTGATCTGATTAAAAAATATAAGGGTAAACCACTTTTGGCCATTATTTATAACAACCAATGTTTGGGCTGTACTGGAAGAGCAATTCCTCTGGCCTATGAATTACAAAAAGAGAATGAGGAGATACAAGTTGTCGGAATTCATACAAGCTTCAACTCTAGTCAGGCATCTGAAAGTGATATAAAAAGTATTTTTACGGTTGATGCGCTTCCTTTTCCAATTTTTCTAGACAATGGAAGAGCCGTTTATGATCAGTTTGAGTCATCCGGCACCCCTCAATGGGTTTTAATCACCAAAGAGGGTAAATTATCTCGCACCATATTCGGTTCTCAAGAAGGGGCGCAGAATCGCTTGTACTATGCAATTGATCAGTTAAAAGCAAAGTAG
- a CDS encoding CHRD domain-containing protein translates to MIRKNLLLMLGLCALLTFSCEEDEADPPAKVSVQTFDIDLDNAYSIPMVEGRDETGNIKMNLFDDNSLEFTITINNLLATDALTMAHVHTGDVVTAGSVAITLVDGTEIAFSGNTATGTITLSDSEIATLKGSDVYVNVHSTDKGSGLVRGQIDQTIDNAFNVALSPANEVPAITDRNESGAAYLRVIGTTLYYSAVVNDLDATDAITAGHIHNGSAEVNGGVLVNLGFTDNAQLGITKSLTLTDAELTALKNDPLYVNIHSVQHGGGLLRGQIR, encoded by the coding sequence ATGATACGTAAAAATTTATTATTAATGCTTGGCCTATGTGCCCTATTGACTTTCAGCTGTGAAGAGGATGAAGCCGATCCCCCTGCAAAAGTAAGTGTTCAAACCTTTGATATCGATCTGGACAATGCATATTCTATCCCAATGGTAGAAGGAAGGGATGAAACGGGAAATATCAAAATGAACTTGTTTGATGACAATTCTTTGGAATTCACTATTACAATAAACAATCTTTTGGCAACAGATGCATTGACCATGGCCCATGTTCATACAGGAGATGTTGTTACAGCAGGAAGTGTAGCCATTACCTTGGTAGACGGTACGGAAATCGCCTTTTCAGGGAACACGGCTACTGGAACAATTACATTAAGTGACAGTGAAATAGCTACTTTAAAAGGCAGTGATGTATATGTCAATGTACATTCAACAGATAAAGGTTCGGGCTTGGTTAGAGGGCAAATAGATCAAACCATAGACAATGCTTTCAATGTAGCTTTATCCCCTGCCAATGAAGTGCCTGCTATAACTGATAGAAATGAATCAGGCGCTGCTTATTTGAGAGTAATAGGTACAACTTTGTACTATAGCGCCGTAGTGAATGACTTGGACGCTACAGATGCGATCACGGCAGGTCATATCCACAATGGATCAGCAGAGGTAAATGGAGGGGTACTGGTAAACCTAGGCTTTACAGACAATGCCCAACTTGGCATAACCAAAAGCCTAACTTTAACCGACGCAGAGCTTACCGCCTTAAAAAATGATCCTTTATATGTCAATATCCATTCTGTGCAACATGGAGGTGGATTGCTACGTGGTCAGATCAGGTAA
- a CDS encoding GIY-YIG nuclease family protein has product MKGWLYILECADGTYYTGSTNNLDVRLEQHQNGEGANHTKKRLPVKLIYSEEYQRIDDAYYREKQVQGWSRKKKEALINGKHELLPHLAKNYTQYPRDVVSTGSTTDIDASPEPVEGNAIDENKYDIT; this is encoded by the coding sequence ATGAAAGGTTGGCTCTACATATTAGAATGTGCCGATGGGACCTACTATACAGGAAGTACCAACAATCTTGATGTTAGACTTGAACAACATCAGAATGGTGAAGGTGCCAATCACACAAAGAAGAGATTGCCAGTAAAATTGATTTATTCTGAAGAATATCAGAGAATAGATGATGCCTATTATAGAGAAAAACAGGTTCAAGGTTGGAGCAGGAAAAAGAAAGAAGCCTTGATTAATGGAAAACATGAATTATTGCCACATTTAGCGAAAAATTACACACAGTATCCGAGGGACGTGGTTTCGACAGGCTCAACCACCGATATTGACGCGTCGCCTGAGCCTGTCGAAGGCAACGCTATCGATGAAAACAAATACGATATTACATGA
- a CDS encoding SDR family oxidoreductase, with protein MKIAVTSASGQLGAAIVKALVKEIGKENVIAIARTTEKAKHLGVEVRKGDYTKREDFDQALKGVDKVLLVSGMDEPSKRIQQHRNVIEAAKQNGVKKIVYTSIVGDEVNTAFSPVVQSNRQTEEDVRKSGLDWVIGRNGIYIEPDLEYIDTYVKEGEIRNCAGNGKCGYTSREALGFAYAQMLLDDKHKGNTYNLVGEAITQSQLATAINHVYKTNLKYTAVPVEEYKKERQAALGDFIGTIIAGIYEGIKDGANDVPSDYEKATGQQHPSPLAMIENYQQNHPRK; from the coding sequence ATGAAAATTGCAGTAACATCAGCTAGCGGACAATTGGGTGCAGCCATTGTCAAAGCACTTGTAAAGGAAATTGGAAAAGAAAATGTAATCGCCATCGCAAGGACTACCGAAAAGGCCAAACACCTGGGTGTGGAAGTTAGAAAGGGAGATTATACCAAGCGAGAAGATTTTGACCAAGCCCTAAAAGGGGTTGACAAGGTCTTGCTCGTTTCGGGAATGGACGAACCCTCAAAAAGGATTCAGCAACACCGAAATGTAATCGAAGCTGCCAAACAAAACGGTGTGAAAAAAATAGTATATACCAGCATAGTAGGAGACGAAGTCAATACGGCATTTAGCCCTGTGGTGCAAAGCAATCGCCAAACCGAAGAAGATGTGCGTAAATCCGGGCTTGACTGGGTCATAGGAAGAAATGGCATTTATATAGAACCCGATCTGGAATACATTGATACCTATGTGAAGGAAGGGGAAATAAGAAACTGTGCCGGTAATGGTAAGTGTGGCTATACCAGCAGAGAAGCCTTGGGTTTTGCCTATGCACAAATGCTTTTGGATGACAAGCACAAAGGTAATACCTACAATCTGGTAGGAGAAGCCATTACACAAAGCCAATTGGCTACAGCTATTAACCATGTTTACAAGACCAATTTAAAATACACGGCCGTGCCTGTAGAGGAGTATAAAAAGGAACGGCAGGCGGCTTTGGGTGACTTTATAGGCACCATCATTGCAGGAATTTATGAAGGCATAAAAGATGGGGCCAACGATGTACCTTCAGACTATGAAAAAGCGACAGGACAACAGCACCCCTCTCCTTTGGCCATGATAGAAAACTACCAACAAAACCACCCAAGAAAATAA
- a CDS encoding siderophore-interacting protein, with translation MSIIENILKTVVLEEAILIEKVALSKSLYKIRLQNEGISKANFIPGSFLRMGIGIGQEQLSMKDKMRSYSVWNINQTEGFVDVAIATHSNGIGAKWVKDAQVGDSVYFKWKKGKFLADDTADSYLMVGDLSALSHLYMIHRNIGKDKQVASILYSQQKSDLFPDVDGSLPFDFYELPQNPSDEIIAKVKEIAPKLMGKKIVYIAGDSRICVALTKFFRNELGWETRQIKTKPFWNPEKKGLE, from the coding sequence ATGAGCATCATAGAAAACATTCTAAAAACAGTAGTTCTGGAGGAAGCCATCCTCATAGAGAAAGTAGCCCTTTCAAAAAGCCTCTATAAAATTCGCTTGCAAAATGAGGGGATTAGCAAAGCCAATTTTATTCCCGGATCCTTCTTGAGGATGGGCATAGGTATAGGCCAGGAACAACTGTCGATGAAAGACAAAATGCGAAGCTACAGTGTCTGGAACATCAATCAGACAGAAGGTTTTGTGGATGTAGCCATTGCCACTCACAGTAATGGTATTGGTGCGAAATGGGTGAAGGATGCTCAAGTGGGCGATTCGGTCTATTTCAAGTGGAAAAAGGGCAAGTTCTTGGCCGATGACACTGCAGACAGTTACCTGATGGTAGGTGATCTTTCTGCCCTCTCCCACCTATATATGATCCACAGAAACATAGGTAAGGACAAGCAAGTGGCAAGTATATTGTACAGTCAGCAAAAAAGTGATTTGTTCCCTGACGTAGATGGCAGTTTACCCTTTGATTTTTATGAACTGCCTCAAAACCCTAGTGATGAGATCATTGCCAAGGTAAAAGAAATAGCCCCTAAGCTAATGGGAAAAAAGATAGTTTATATCGCTGGAGATAGTAGAATATGTGTGGCATTGACAAAATTTTTCAGAAATGAGTTGGGATGGGAAACCCGTCAAATCAAAACAAAACCTTTTTGGAACCCAGAAAAGAAAGGCTTGGAATAA